caacagatgcaactgtctttcaggatgcttaggtcaacaatgagctaggctgttattggtcgggagctcaatctgacccgggctggcttcgaactcatgaccctcttggtcagtagtgatttattgcacaccgagtccttgatggagtacttcctcattctcccgcactctgctggaagtttttatggtgtcattggttagttaaattagcctccccgcataaagcggtacctacatttcctactcaacagatgcaactgtctttcaagttgCTTAGGTCACTTGTgataccaagtccttgatggagtacttcctcattcttgtgcacgctgctggaagtttttatggtgtcgttggttagttaaattagcctccccgcataaagaggtatctaaatttcctactcaacagatgcaactgtctttcaggatgcttaggtcaacaatgagctaggctgttattggtcgggagctcaatctgacccgggctggcttcgaactcatgaccctcttggtcagtagtgatttattgcacaccgagtccttgatggagtacttcctcattctcccgcactctgctggaagtttttatggtgtcattggttagttaaattagcctccccgcataaagcggtacctacatttcctactcaacagatgcaactgtctttcaagttgCTTAGGTCACTTGTgataccaagtccttgatggagtacttcctcattcttgtgcacgctgctggaagtttttatggtgtcgttggttagttaaattagcctccccgcataaagaggtatctaaatttcctactcaacagatgcaactgtctttcaggatgcttaggtcaacaatgagctaggctgttattggtcgggagctcaatctgacccgggctggctttgaactcatgaccctctcggtcagtagtgatttattgcacaccgagtccttgatggagtacttcctcattctcccGCACGCTGCTGGGAGTTTTTAGGGTGTCATAAATCAATgagtctccccgcataaagcggtacctaaatttcttcttcttccccactCTTCTCCTTTTTAGGATCTTCTACGTCTCGCACGACTCCCAAGACCTGAAGATCTTCAGCTACATCGCCAGGGACGGCACCAACAATTCCTTCCGGTGCAACGTCTTCAAGTCCAAAAAAAAGGTGGGTGGGGCGCAGGGGGAACGGAGGGTGGGTGTGGGGAGGCcgtggggctggactggatggcctttgggggcctggGCCCCTTCTCCCCGCAGACGCAGGCCATGCGCGTGGTGCGGACGGTGGGCCAGGCCTTCGAGGTCTGCCACAAGCTCAGCCTCCAGCACGCCCTGCAGAACGCAGACGGCCAGGCCGACGGGGCCAGCCACAACTCGGCCGAGGAGCCCCCGCTCGAAGGTGAGGAGGACAACAGGGTCACAATGGCCAGCTCTTGTGGTCAGTGCCACACCTGACCCCATTGGGTTGGAGCGTCACGTCTCCTCGGCCTTTGTCCTTTGAAGGTCTCCACTTGGCTGGACCGGCCTTGACCGACGGAGAAAGAGCTCCGGTCATTCCGGAGGGGACCGGGGTGCCGGACGGAAGGGCTTCGGAGCAACCGCTGGCCGTGGCCGAGTTGGGATTTCCTCTCCCGGGGCCAAAGGACCGGAGCAGCCAGGTAAGAGCAGAGCCTTTCTGGGTCCCATCTCAGGAGAGAGCtgggatatttattattattattattattattattattatgcgacatttatatttatttatttactgtatatactcgagtataagcctagtttttcagccctttttttaagactgaaaaagcccccctcggcttatactcgggtgagggtcccggttccattcttccaaaaaaaaaaaaaaaaaaaaccttgtagaaatgtataccgtatatacttgagtataagctggtcTTTCCACCCCTTTGTAGGGCTGAGAAAGACCTGTATATGTTGACAAGGGAATGCAGGTGGGAAGGGAGTGTCTGGGGTGGGAACTAACGGGCTGCCCATTGGGACCGCAGGAGAGCGAGGGGGGCTCCGTCCTCCGCAGccccggctcctcctcctcctcctcctcgggggcCACCCCGCTGGCCTCCCGGCACGGCCTCCACCTCCTCCAGCACCggctcctccagcagcagcaccaGACCCAGGTGGCCGTGGCCCAGGTAGGTCACCGTCCCCTCCACCCCGTCCAACGTTTTCCCGACCCCCCCTTGACCCCTCTGGCTCAAGTCTCCTCCTCGCCCGCCGTCCGGCAGGTGCAGCTGCTGAAAGACCAGCTCTCCGCCGAGACCGCGGCCCGCCTTGAGGCCCAGGCCCGCGTCCGGCAGCTGCTGCTCACCAACCGCGACCTCCTCCAACACGTCTCCCTGCTGGTCAAGCAGCTCAAGGAGCTGGAGATCAAGGTGCAGCTGCGGCACCCAGGTGAGCCCTCGGGAAGGCCTGCGGGGGCTCCCGCTGGAGGGAAGGGCCCGGCTGACCCCTCCCTCCTCTGTCTCCCTCCCCAGTGGACCGCTCGCTGCAGAACCTGTCCCTGGCCCAGTCCCTCTCCCTCAACCTGAAGAACCACTACAGCCTCCACATCAGCCTGCCCTCCGCCTCCACGCCCGCCAGCCTCCTGGGCAGCCCCCTGGCCCTGCACAACGCCTGCGGGTCCTACCTGGACCTGGCCCGCCCGGAAAAGGGCGCGGGGAGCCAGGAGCACCTCCTCCTGCCGCCCATGGAGGGGCCCGAGGGGCTCCGCAGCGTGGAAGGCTCCGAGGCCGCCCACAGCAGCACCAGCACCAGCAGCAACGTGCCCAACGGGACCGGCCCGCCAAGGGGCAAGGCGCAGGAGGAGAGGTACAGCTGGGAATGCGCTCATGGGGGACTGCAACTAGGCCATGGTGGGGCTTACTAGGCCACGGTGGGCCCCACTAGGCTGCAGTGGGTCTACACTAAGCCGCGGTGGGCCCCACTAGGCCGCAGTCATTCTACACTAGGCCGTGGTGGACCTCACTCGACTGCAATGGGCCCACACTAGGCCTCACTAGGCCGCATTGGGCCTAACTGGGCCtcactagccccccccccccccgccctaacCCGAGCCTCCCATCTTCTCTCCTCAGGGTCCAGCCGGTCATCCCCAAGCTGAACCCGCCCCCGCCGACCCTGCGGAGGAGGTCAAGCAAGACCACCTCCCCGTCGTCGATGGACGCGGAGAGCGCCAGCAGCCCCGGCGCCTCCGCCCTCCCCGGCGTGGCCGTCCCCTCCGTCTCAAGTGCCGAGCCGGGCCGGGAGCGGGGCAGGGCGGGGGTGCGGGGCCCGCTGGGCAAGACCCTCCTGGGCCGCCTGGACTGGGGCCCGGGGCGCGACTCGGACGGAGGCCTGGACTTGAAGTGGCCCTTCTCCTCGGGGGCCGAGACCCGCCTGCACATCAGCCTCTCGGAGGACGAGCTGGACACGGCCGGGATGGCACGGGCCTGACTCACGCCGGGTGGACATTTGCGGACTGGGCAGCCTCTCTGTAAGGGGAGGGTCCTGTTGGGCCCAGAAGGAGGAGGCCAAGGCCACAAGGAGGCTCCAGGCTGACCCCGTCCACCACGGGCCTTCACGGGGGGCGAAAGGCCGGCACTAGGCCTCACTAGGCCTCACTGGCCCTTGCTCTGAGGGAAATGGGGTCCCAGTTTGCCCCAGTTCAACCATGGACGTTGGAAATGCTGCAGGAGGACTCACTCAGTCTGGCAGGATGATATTTTTTGAGGGAAATAGGGGGTCCCAGTTTGCCCCAGTTCAACAATGGAGGTTCAGAATGGCCTCACTAGGCCCGACTGGCTCCTGTTTTGAGGGAAATGGGGGTCCCAGTTTGCCCAGTTCAACAATGGAGGTTTGGAATGTGTGACTGGCTCCTGTTTTGAGGGAAAAAGGGGTCCCAGTTTGCCCCAGTTCAACCATGGATGTTGGAAATGCTGCAGGAGGACTCAGTAAGTCTGGCAGGATGCTATTTTTTTGAGGGAAATGGGGGTCCCAGTTTGCCCCAGTTGAACAATGGAGGTTCAAAATGTGTGTAAAACCTGAGGTAGGCCTCACTAGGCCTGACTGGCTCCTGTTTTGAGAGAAATGGGGGTCCCAGTTTGCCCCAGTTCAACCATGGAGGTTTGGAATGTGTGACTGGCTCTTGTTTTGAGGGAAATGGGGGTCCCAGTTTGCCCCAGTTCAACCATGGAGGTTTGGAATGTGTGACTGGCTCTTGTTTTGAGGGAAATGGGGGTCCCAGTTTGCCCCAGTTCAACCATGGAGGTTCAGAATGTGTGACTAGTTCCTGTCTTGAGGGAAATGGGGGTCCCAGTTTGCCCCAGTTCAACCATGGAGGTTTGGAATGTGTGACTGGCTCTTGTTTTGAGGGAAATAGGGGGTCCCAGTTTGCCCCAGTTCAACAATGGAGGTTCTGAATGTGTGTAAAACCTGCTGTAGGCCTCACTAGGCCTGACTGGCTCCTGTTTTGAGGGAAATGGGGGTCCCAGTTTGCACCAGTTCAACCATGGAGGTTCAGAATGTGTGACTGGTTCCTGTCTTGAGGGAAATGGGGGTCCCAGTTTGCCCCAGTTCAACCATGGAGGTTCAGAATGTGTGACAGGCTCTTGCTTCGAGGGAAATAGGGGGTCCCAGTTTGCCCCAGTTCAACAATGAAGGTTCAGAATGTGTGTAAACCTGAGGTAGGCCTCACTAGGCCTGACTGGCTCCTCTCTTGAGGGAAATTGGGGCTCCCAGTTTGCCCCAGTTCAACAATGGGTGTTCATAATGGTTGGAAGTGCTGCAGCAGGCCTGGCTGGCTCTTGCTCTGAGGTAAATGAGGGCTCCAGATTGCTTCAGTTCAACAATGGAGGTTCAGAACGTGAGAAGAAGTTGCAGTAGGCCTCACTAGGCCACAGTAGGCCTGACTGGTTTTGGCTTTGAGGTAAATGAGGTCCAGTTTGCCCCAGTTCCACAACGGAGGTTTGGAATGTGAGAAAAGGTTGAAGTAGGCCTCACTAGGCCGTGGTGGGCCTCACTTGGCTGTGGTGGTCTCGTTAGGCTTCACTAGGCCATAGTGAGCCGCATTAGGCTTCACTAGGCCATAGTGAGCCGCATTAGGCTTCACTAGGCCATAGTGAGCCGCATTAGGCTTCACTAGGCCATAGTGAGCCGCATTAGGCTTCACTAGGCCATAGTGAGCCGCATTAGGCTTCACTAGGCCATAGTGAGCCTCACCAGGCCACACTAGGCCTCACTGTCCCCTTTTTGAGGGAAAGTGGGAGGTTTGAGAATGTGTGAAAGGCTTGTGTTTGTGGGTTTTGTGTGACAGTGACTTGCGAGGGCCGGGTTGCCTAGCAACCCCTTGGCGGGAAACGGGGAGAGAGGAGTTCCTCGACAGGCCTCACCTGCTCCGAGGgtgccctgccatagatgtgggcgaaacgtcaggaggggatGCTTCTGGGACACGGCCAAGAAAGACCGGAGAACTCACTCACCCTTTCTTCACGACCGAGGACCGAAAAGCATCATCGCAACCTCTTGGATTCTTCCTCCCAGGAGTAAGTAAGTCTGGCCTGAAATGAACAGTGAATTGAGGataacatcaataacctaaaccGATACGGTCAGgcagaatcagacaagaattatatagtggcataaaatctaaataaacactCACAATACTTTACAAAAACAATGCTTcctttattcatatttatttgtttgtcgaCACATTTATTTTAAGTTATTTGTAAACCCCCCGGttgactcaaagcggctaacgaTATCATTGCggtattgaataaataaatatatttgttataatattatatattataggagccctcggtggcgtggcggattaaactgctaagctgctgaacttgtggcaggtttgaatctggggagcagggtgagctcccgctgttagccccagcagtttgaaaacatgcaaaatgtgagtagatcaataggtactgctccggcgggaaggtcacggcactccatgcagtcatgccggtggccacgtgaccttggaggtgtctatggacagcaggggtgagctcccactgttagccccagcttctgccaacctagcagttcgaaaacatgcaaaatgtgagtagatcaataggtactgctccggcaggaaggtcacagcgctccatgtaatcatgccagtggccacatgaccttggaggtgtctacggacagcaggagtgagctcccactgttagccccagcttctgccaacctagcagttcgaaaacatgcaaaatgtgagtagatcaataggtactgctctggcgggaaggtcacggcactccatgtaatcatggaccttggatgtgtctacggactagatttaatgtcaggggaaaccctttacctattattattattattattattattattattattattattattattattattattattatgtctcactttttaacaattaaaatatgaaaatacaaaacaaaaaataaaaactgaaaatatatAAACACTACAATAGATTTAAACATAGGAGTGCTAAAtagaaataattaaaaccattaaaatcatTGGAAACTTATTGAAATACATAAACGCCAATCAGCACCTCCTAAATTTCTTTGATTTATCAAACCGAATGATTGGCCTAAGGCTcttctctacactgccatacaatgcattgGATACCATCCAATTAATACCATTTTATCCGTCCCGAATAATTTCGGGATTTCTCTCTGCTTAGCCCGGTCTTCTCCTGCCCTCTGGCGGCAGGAACAAAAAGGGGTTTAGTGCCTATTAAATACTCCACATAATGAGGTTTTAATTAGTCATTTTTAGGTAGATCTAGCATTTAATCCCATCTTAATGTTTATACCCTTTAGGTTTCAAATGGTGTATTGTTTTTACCACTATTATGAgtctaatagaaaataataataataacaacaacaacacttggaaaatgtttgacttgtgattttgtgatagaaatccagcatatagatctcatttgctgtgtcatactgtgtctttgtgtcaataataataataacactataataataataataatttttttaaaatcacacggttctaaacacttgggaaatgtttgacttgtgatttttggatatgaaatccagcatatagatctcgtttgctgtgtctttgtgtcaataataataataataatgctataataataataatacatcacacagtcctaaacacttgggaagtgtttgtcttgtgattttgtgatacgaaatccagcatatagatctcgtttgctgtgccatactgtgtctttctgtcaataataataataataataataatactgtaataataataataataataataataatacatcacacagtcctagacacttgggaagtgtgattttgtgatacgaaatccagcatagatATATCGTTTgccgtgtcataataataataataataataataataataataataataataataataataataataataaataatacatcacacagtcctagacacttgggaagtgtttgacttgtgattttgtgatacgaaatccagcatgtctatcttgtttgttgtgtcataataataataataataataataataataataataatacatcacacagtcctagacacttgggaagtgtttgacttgtgattttgtgatacgaaatccagcatgtctatcttgtttgttgtgtcataataataataataataataataataataataataatacatcacacagtcctagacacttgggaagtgttttacttgtgattttgtgatacgaaatccagcatagatatatcgtttgctgtgtcataataataataataataataataataataataataatacatcacacagtcctagacacttgggaagtgtttgacttgtgattttgtgatacgaaatccagcatagagatctcgtttgctgtgtcatactgtgtctttgtataatcataatattaataataatacatatctaTCTTatatgctgtgtcatactatgttgttgtgtcaataataataataaataggaggcctttaaacagaggctggatggccatctgtcgggagtgctttggggGCTGGACCTTGAGACCCTGCCCCCAACAAAGCAGCTTTTCTTTCACTAAtgtatattattctatatttgaAGTTTTTGAAACAGCCGGAAGAGGGCACTGCTGCTCCATTTTTCCTCCATTCCAAGCTTTGGATTACTTTTTGAATGATAAAATTCCTACACGGGACTTCCTACACGGGTCTCACGGGACTCCAAATCTCACAATCCCCAGCCAGTGAAGTCGGTGGTGAACAACGCTGGGAACCTAAGTCCAGAGACCTCCAGAACTACGTCCCTCTTGTCCCTAAAGTTCTTGTTCTGACCATAAAAAAAGATcgcgtggccagcatgactgcatggagcaccgtcaccttcccactggagcagtacctattgatctactcacatttgcatgttttcgaactgctaggttggcagaagctggggctaacggcaggcGCTCACCCTGTGATTTTTACCTTGcaatgtaaatgtgtgtgtgtgtgtgtgtgtgtgtgtgtgtatatatatatacacatatatatacagtagagtctcacttatccaatgttctggattatccaacgcatttttgcagtcaatgttttcaatacattgtgatattttggtgctaaattcgtaaatacagaaatcacaacgtaacattactgcgtattgaactactttttctgtcaaatttcttgtataacatgatgttttggtgcttaatttgtaaaatcataacctaatttgattttaataggcttttccttaatccctccttattatccaacatattcgcttatccaatgttctgctggcccctttatgttggataagtgagactctactgtatataatatataattaatattattatattgtattattagtattatattgtattacaaaataactattaatattatatgcatatacaatatattatacagtagagtctcacttatccaacatcagcttatctaagcttctggataatccctccttattatccaagatattcgcttatccaaacttatccaagcttctgccggcccgtttatgttggataagtgagactctactgtatatacgtatctattatgcatgtatgtatcatctatctatcatctatcatgtatgcctgcatgtacagtagagtctcacttatccaacactcgcttatccaaagttctggattatccaacgcatttttgtagtcagtgttttcaatacattgtgatattttggtgctaaattcataaatacagcaattactacatagcattactgcgtattgaactactttttctgccaaatttgttgtctaacatgatgttttggtgcttcatttgtaaaatcataacctaatttgatgtttaataggcttttccttaatgcctccttattatccaacatatttgcttatccaacattctgccggcccatttatgttggataagtgagactctactgtatctacgtATCATCTaaatttgttcttttttgtgtcaggagcgacttggtgtgagagaatcggccgtctgcaaggacgttgcccagggaacattgcccggatgttttgatgttttaccatccttatgggaggcttctctcatgtccccgcatgggaagctggagctggcagagggagctcaccggcactctccccagattcgaagtGCCAACCtgttagtcagcagtcctgccggcacaagggtggaacc
This genomic window from Anolis carolinensis isolate JA03-04 unplaced genomic scaffold, rAnoCar3.1.pri scaffold_7, whole genome shotgun sequence contains:
- the LOC103283010 gene encoding carboxyl-terminal PDZ ligand of neuronal nitric oxide synthase protein; amino-acid sequence: MPARLQNRYNLVEEAGGEARGSALHSEEAFQHGIVFQAKYIGSLDVPRPNSRVEIVAAMRRIRYEFKAKNIKKKKVNLVVSVDGVKVILRKKQKRKEWTWDEGKMLVMHDPVYRIFYVSHDSQDLKIFSYIARDGTNNSFRCNVFKSKKKTQAMRVVRTVGQAFEVCHKLSLQHALQNADGQADGASHNSAEEPPLEGLHLAGPALTDGERAPVIPEGTGVPDGRASEQPLAVAELGFPLPGPKDRSSQESEGGSVLRSPGSSSSSSSGATPLASRHGLHLLQHRLLQQQHQTQVAVAQVQLLKDQLSAETAARLEAQARVRQLLLTNRDLLQHVSLLVKQLKELEIKVQLRHPVDRSLQNLSLAQSLSLNLKNHYSLHISLPSASTPASLLGSPLALHNACGSYLDLARPEKGAGSQEHLLLPPMEGPEGLRSVEGSEAAHSSTSTSSNVPNGTGPPRGKAQEERVQPVIPKLNPPPPTLRRRSSKTTSPSSMDAESASSPGASALPGVAVPSVSSAEPGRERGRAGVRGPLGKTLLGRLDWGPGRDSDGGLDLKWPFSSGAETRLHISLSEDELDTAGMARA